TCCATCGTCTTAGCGTTTCGCGGGCAATGCCTACAATTTTGTTAATCTCATCAAGATTTATGCCGGTACTATAGGCAGCCCCATCCTTGCGTTCTTTAGTGAAAGTCTTATCGAATCGTGCTTCCCTAGCTTCTATCCTGCCAAACTTGCCACGGATACCAGCCTGTATTTTCGTTACTGCAGCTTCTTCTTCCGAAGTGTAGACACGCCCATCAAAAGTAGAACTTTTATCAGGATCATGTTGCGAAGGAGGGGCGTCATGAACGCCCTTGCTATCATCTTGAGGTTGTTGAGATTTATCTATTTTCATATAACACAACTCCTATTGTTTGAAGGCTTTCTGCGCATATTTGACAAGAGGGCGCTTATTCCAGCTGCTGGAAACCATCCGTTCAAGAACTTCTCTTTGAGGCCTGCTAAAGCCTCTCTTTTCCAAAAGTTCTTTTATATAATCAGGAAGGACTTTGCTGCTGTTTATATTTGTTATTACTCTTTCAAGAATCCTTTTTTCGATAAGAGTGCGAAACCCTCCTTTAAAAGCAAAAGATAAGATAAAACTCATCCCCAAAGCATAGACGTCACGAGCTTTTTCAATGGCTTTATACTCCTCGAAATTACCATCTTTAAGGGCTTCTTGAATAGCTTCAACATCGCGAAAGGTTTTGTCGCCGCTAGAATCATTGTAAAAAGAGCAAAAAGCATCTGTGTGTGTGCCCCATAAACCTAAAGCTAATTTTTTTACAATAGAGGGTGGGGGTGAACCTTTATAACCTTTAATGCTTTCTTGAGCAGCAATAAACTTTTTCTCAAGCTTGTCGAAACTGTGTGCGTCACCAAAGTCCCCCAAAATAGGGTCGTATTTTTTTCTATACGGTACAAAGATATTGTCAGGTTTGATGTCGCCGTGTCTATAAGCAGGTTTGGTAATGCCGTCAGGGCGTTTGCTGCTATGAATATGTCTAAGCGCTGAGAGAAGACGACATGAGGTGTGTTTTTTTTCTTCGTATGTTTTGGGAGGTTTTTCCAACACAGTGCATTCATGAGAAGTGCTCATAAGTCCTACGACACCGGTTTTTGCCGATCCGTCTGACTTTATCACTACAACTCTATGAGGAGGCCTCTGTATTCCAGGAAACTCTCCAATATCCCTGAGAACACGCGCTTCGTTGAAAAGACTTTCGATAGAGCGTCTTGCATGCGGTCCTGTCGTCATAGCCTCTTTGAAGGCAGAAAAGGTTCGTTTTGACGCGTTTACAACCATGTAAACTTTGCCGTAGCCCCCTTGGCCGAGCTTTTTAATCTTAAAATATATCTTAGGAAGAGAGCATCCCTCTCCAGGCAGTATAATGGCGTCTCTACCGGAAGAGTCCAAAATGCGCATCGGCTCCGTGCGTCTGCCCAGAAACATTTCTGAGGCGACCTTAACGGCTTTGTCAATAGTAACCTGGGAAACACCGCGATCTTTCACATACTGTTTTTTTTCTTCGCTAAAACCTTCATGAAATGGCTCCCATTTCTCTTTTTCTTTTCTTACAGATTCTTTTCTGCTTTGAATACTTCTTTCTAAAGCAATGTTTTTTTGTTGAACTTTGGAAAATTTCTCCAGGTCATCACCGGAACTCGTCGGTGAAGGAGCCCTCGTTAACGCCGCTTTTAGTTGCGATATTTCATCTTGATGCCTGTTAGCTTCTGCTAAGAACTGGTTAAACAAATCAATGTCCTTCAACGAGCCATCGAGAACACGGTCGAGATCGTCAAGCTCCTCGGATGATAACGATGATAGGCTTCCTTCCAAAGCAGTAACGGATGGCGATATCTTTAAAAAATTAAAAGAAGCTAACTTTTTGTCGGTCTCTTCGAGGTTTTGTAGCGACGCATCCATTTTGTCATAAGCCTGTGCTAACGCTATTTTTTGTGACTCTTTATTCGATAAAACAATACTGGAAAGTACTTTCGCTTTTCCATCTTCAGGACTCGACGCTTCTGAAGACTGCGCGCTTCGAGGACTACCCTTGATAGTTGGTAATGCCTTTTTTGTCATCTTGGTAATAGAAGGGCTTTTTTGGGATGAGGAAGACAAAGCCGTTAACCCGGCTTCCGAAGAGCGGCGGACAACGCTTTTATCTTTACGCTTCTTGATAGGACCAAGAGGACGACGAAAGTTGCCTGGTTGGCCCGACCCAATTTTATTATTACTTGTCATAATACATAACCCTCAATATATGTTAATGATACCACTAAAATAATAGTTTGTCAAGGGGGATGGACATGACAAACCGCGATGTGCATCTTTTGTTTGCCTTAAGAAAGGGTCGAATGTCTTGACGTTAAATGCCATAACGTGGTATCAATAATTCCTATAAATTATTATTTCAGACAGAAAAAAGAAGGTTACAGTAAAACACCATGGCAAAGAGAGAAAAGTGGGGTTCAAAATTAGGCTTTATCTTGGCAACAGCAGGCTCTGCTGTAGGCCTTGGAAGTATGTTTAAAGTTCCGTATGTTACGGGCATGAACGGTGGCGGTCTTTTCGTCATGCTATACCTCATTTTCACCTTTTCTATTGCGATACCTATCTTCATCGCTGAGCTTATCATAGGACGCAACACTTCTCGTGGCCCTATAGCTGCTTTCGCTGCTTTAGCCAAGAAAAAGCCTTCCTGGAAATACGTTGGCTGGCTTGCAGTGGCCACCACATTTTTGGTCTTTTCATATTATAATGTCATTGCAGGATGGACGTTGCACTATACCGTTTTGTCTCTCGTACAGTTCACAAAAGGTCTCACTCCTGACCAGATAAGTGGCACATTTGATAGTATGTATGCCTCTCCTTTCCTTAACATTTTCTGGTCTGCGGCTTTTGCCTCTCTAACCGGTGTCATAGTATATGCCGGTATAAAGAAAGGTATAGAACACTGGTCAAAGATTCTTATGCCTGCACTTTTTATCTTGCTGATAGGGCTTTTCTTGTACAGCACAACACTTCCAGGCTTCTCACAGGCTTTTGATTTTATATTCTCTTTCAATATGTCTTCGATGAAACCTTCTAGCGTAGTAAAGGCTTTAGGGCTTTCGTTTTTCACTATAAGCGTAGGGTTCGGTATATTAGTAACATACGGCAGCTATATGCGCCGTGGCGACTGCATAACAAAGACAGCTTTTCTCGTAGGAGGAATAACAACAGGCGTTGCTATGTTATCAGCTATGATGATCTTTCCAATAATCTTTACCTTTGGCATAGAACCCGAGGCGGGGATGGGCATGATTTTCAAAGCTTTGCCGTTGCTTTTTTCTAAACTCCCCGGAACAATTATTATCTCTACTCTGTTCTTCGTTCTCTTTGTTTTTGCTACGGTGACTTCGACGATATCTCTTATGGAGGTTCTTGTAGCCAACCTTATGGAGCTAACAAATATGCCTCGCCATAAAGCGACGATATTCTGCTGTTCGGCGATATTCATCTTCGGGATACCTTCGGCACTGTCGGGGTCACCGACGATGCTTTTCGACTGGGAAGGGTTCTTTGGGATGAACTTTTTTAATACTATCGAGATGCTTACCGACCAGTGGCTGATCCCTATCAGCGGTATGCTTATAGCATTGTTCGCAGGATGGATAGTCGATAAGAAGATGCTTAAAGAAGAGTTCCAAGACGGCTCTCCAAAGATAGGGAAGCTATTTCACGTGTGGCTCGTCCTTGTCAGATGGGCAGTGCCTATTGCTATAGCAATAGTAATGCTTCAGAACCTTGGCATCATCGACGTAGATGCGATATTTATGATCGACAAAGGATAAAAAACAAACAACGGGATTAACGACAATGACAACGAAAAAACTACAAATACATAGCGAGAACATCCTTCCGATAATAAAGCGATGGCTGTATTCCGACAAAGATATCTTTGTCAGGGAACTCGTCTCCAACGCTTGCGATGCCATCCACAAAGTGAAGGTCATCGCCGATAAAGGAGAAGCCTCCTCGCAAGAACATCGCATCGACATCACCGTCGACAAGGAAAAACGCACGCTAATATTTTCCGATACTGGGATAGGAATGGATGCCGAAGAAGTCGATACATATATCGCGCAGCTTGCCTTTTCTGGCGCCGAAGAGTTCATAAAAAAATATCAGTCTAACGAAGAAAAAGACCAGATAATAGGACACTTCGGACTAGGATTCTACTCGGCGTTTATGGTCTCAGAGAAAGTCGAAATCGATACGCTTTCATACAAAAAAGATGCAGAAGCTGTCCTCTGGGAATGTGACGGCGGAGTAGAATATACAACAGGAAAAGGAAAACGCAAAGAGCAAGGCACAACGATAACGTTGCACGTCGACAAAGACAACGAAGAATACCTCGAGGAGCCGCGGATTAAAGGCATGCTAGAGAAATATTGCGCCTTCCTTCCATACCCGATATACCTCAACGACACCCATATCAACGCAAAAGAACCACTGTGGATTAAGAACGCCGCAGACTGCACCGACGACGAATACCGCGAATTCTATCGGCAGCTGTACCCCTTCGAGCAAGAGCCGCTTTTCTGGGTGCACCTAAACGTCGACTATCCCTTCAACCTGCGAGGTATACTGTACTTCCCGAAAGTTAAACGCGACTACGATTTCCGTAAGAATAATATAAAGCTTTTCTGTAACAGAGTATTCGTCAACGACGACTGTAAAGACCTTATCCCAGAATACCTCACCGTCCTTCGCGGCGCTATCGATAGCCCAGACATCCCCCTAAACGTCTCAAGAAGCTGCCTGCAGATGGACAGGACAGTACGACAGCTTTCAGGGCATATCGCCAAAAAGGTCTCCGACAAGCTCGCAACGCTATATAAAACCGACAAAGAGAAATTCATAGCATCATGGAGCGACGTTGAGATAATAGTTAAACTCGGCGCCATGGAAGACGATAAATTCTATAAAAAAATAAAAGAATTCCTCATCTGGAAGAATACCGACGGAGAGTGGGGCACCGTAGAAGAATATATCGAGAAAAATAAAGATAAAAACGATAACAAAGTCTTCTACACCTCCGACGCAAAACACAACGCACACGTCCTAGATATATATCGTGAGAAAGGAATAGAAGTTCTTAATCTTTCATCCATGATAGACACACACCTTATAAATTTCCTGGAAGGACATATCGCTCCAGCGAAGTTCCAACGTATCGACGCCGGCATCGTAGATGCTATAATCGATACCTCCAAAGAAAAAACTGTCCTCGACGCCGACGGTAAAACAGAATCTGTACGCCTACAGGAATATGTCAGCAGTAAGCTCGACATCGAAAACGTCGAAGTCACAGCAAAAAGCTTGGCGACGGAATCAATACCTGCTATGATAACAATAGACGAAGACCAAAGAAGGTTCCGCGACTATATGCGCGTCGCCAACCCAGGAGATATTCCTGCAATGCCAGTGAAGCAGTCTTTCGTCGTTAATACCAACAACGCGCTGATGAAGGCGATACAGGAGCTGGAAAGCGGCGACGAAGCCCTGACAAAAAATCTTATAGCACACCTATATGAGTCGACACTCCTCGCACAGCATGAGCTCGACAGCGCACAGCTAACAGAATACGTCGTACGTAGCAACGCTATAATAGAAAAACTTGCAAAGAAATCAACAGGAGCAAAATGATATTCGAATACGATAGAAAGAAGATACGCAACTTCTCTATCATAGCACATATCGACCACGGAAAGTCGACGATAGCAGACCGATTCCTAGAGATAACACGTACCGTGTCGTCACGAGATATGCAAGAGCAAATTCTCGACGATATGGATCTCGAACGCGAGAGGGGCATAACAATAAAAGCCCACCCCGTAACAATGCTATACAAAGCCTCCGATGGTGACGTCTACGAGTTCAACCTCATCGACACACCAGGACATGTGGATTTCTCCTACGAAGTGTCGCGCTCGCTTTCAGCATGCGAAGGCGCACTGCTCATAGTCGATGCCGCACAAGGCGTACAGGCGCAAAGCCTAGCAAATGTACACCTCGCCGTAGAACGCGACCTCGAGATCGTCTCAGTAATAAATAAGATAGACCTCCCCGCAGCAAACGTCGCAGAAGCAAAAAGACAGATAGAAGAAGTTATAGGACTCGATGCCTCAGAAGCACTGCCATGTTCTGCTAAGACAGGAGAAGGCGTAGCGCCGATCCTCGAAGCTATCATAGAGAAATTCCCGCCACCAAAAGACCCCGAAGATGATAAGCTTCGCGCTCTTGTCTTCGACTCGCATTACGACCCATACCGCGGTGTGATGGTATACGTCCGTATCATCAGCGGCACGATGAAGAAAGGCCTCGATATCACCATGATGGCTACAGGGAATAGCCACGAAGTCCTAGACCTCGGAATCTTTACCCCCGAAGAGAAGCCCGTAGAAATCCTGCGCCCCGGAGAAGTAGGGTATATCGTTTCGAACATAAAAAATACCGCAGATGTCAAGATCGGAGATACGATAACGCTGAAGAGAACTCCTGTCGCTGAACCGTTGCCAGGCTTTAAAATTATCAACCCCGTCGTCTTCGCAGGGATTTATCCCGTCGATACCACAGACTTCGAAGCACTACGTGAAGCACTCTTCAAACTACAGCTCAACGACTCATCACTACACGTAGAACAGGAGACGAGCATGGTCCTGGGCTTCGGATTCCGATGCGGATTCCTCGGACTTCTGCATATGGAGATAATATCGGAACGCATCCTCCGAGAATATGATATCGATATAATAACGACAGCGCCTAGTGTCATATATAAAATAACATCAATCAAGGGTATAACGAAAGAACTCGACAACCCTATACATTACCCCGATCCTTCACAGATAACGATGGTAGAAGAACCGTGGGTGACATGCCACGTCATGACACCAAACGAATACCTCGGCGCTATCATGAGCCTGGCACAAAATAAACGCGGCGAATGCGTAAAAACAGACGCCCTCGATAGCACGCGACTCCTTATGACATACCGCTTCCCCCTCAACGAAATAATAACGGATTTCAACGACAAACTTAAATCCGTGACACGAGGATACGCCTCTTTCGACTACGAATTCTACGAATATAGAAAAAGCGATATAATAAAACTCGAGATACGTGTCAACGAAGAACCCGTCGATGCCTTCTCGTCGCTAGTACATAGAAGCAAAGCAGAATCAAAAGGACGCTCTCTATGTTCTAAACTCAAAGACGCCATACCTCGGCAGCTGTT
The sequence above is drawn from the Waddliaceae bacterium genome and encodes:
- the lepA gene encoding elongation factor 4 → MFEYDRKKIRNFSIIAHIDHGKSTIADRFLEITRTVSSRDMQEQILDDMDLERERGITIKAHPVTMLYKASDGDVYEFNLIDTPGHVDFSYEVSRSLSACEGALLIVDAAQGVQAQSLANVHLAVERDLEIVSVINKIDLPAANVAEAKRQIEEVIGLDASEALPCSAKTGEGVAPILEAIIEKFPPPKDPEDDKLRALVFDSHYDPYRGVMVYVRIISGTMKKGLDITMMATGNSHEVLDLGIFTPEEKPVEILRPGEVGYIVSNIKNTADVKIGDTITLKRTPVAEPLPGFKIINPVVFAGIYPVDTTDFEALREALFKLQLNDSSLHVEQETSMVLGFGFRCGFLGLLHMEIISERILREYDIDIITTAPSVIYKITSIKGITKELDNPIHYPDPSQITMVEEPWVTCHVMTPNEYLGAIMSLAQNKRGECVKTDALDSTRLLMTYRFPLNEIITDFNDKLKSVTRGYASFDYEFYEYRKSDIIKLEIRVNEEPVDAFSSLVHRSKAESKGRSLCSKLKDAIPRQLFKVPIQAAIGGKVIARETISAMSKNVTAKCYGGDITRKRKLWDKQKKGKKKMKEFGKVSIPQSAFMAVLKADD
- a CDS encoding protein kinase family protein; this encodes MTSNNKIGSGQPGNFRRPLGPIKKRKDKSVVRRSSEAGLTALSSSSQKSPSITKMTKKALPTIKGSPRSAQSSEASSPEDGKAKVLSSIVLSNKESQKIALAQAYDKMDASLQNLEETDKKLASFNFLKISPSVTALEGSLSSLSSEELDDLDRVLDGSLKDIDLFNQFLAEANRHQDEISQLKAALTRAPSPTSSGDDLEKFSKVQQKNIALERSIQSRKESVRKEKEKWEPFHEGFSEEKKQYVKDRGVSQVTIDKAVKVASEMFLGRRTEPMRILDSSGRDAIILPGEGCSLPKIYFKIKKLGQGGYGKVYMVVNASKRTFSAFKEAMTTGPHARRSIESLFNEARVLRDIGEFPGIQRPPHRVVVIKSDGSAKTGVVGLMSTSHECTVLEKPPKTYEEKKHTSCRLLSALRHIHSSKRPDGITKPAYRHGDIKPDNIFVPYRKKYDPILGDFGDAHSFDKLEKKFIAAQESIKGYKGSPPPSIVKKLALGLWGTHTDAFCSFYNDSSGDKTFRDVEAIQEALKDGNFEEYKAIEKARDVYALGMSFILSFAFKGGFRTLIEKRILERVITNINSSKVLPDYIKELLEKRGFSRPQREVLERMVSSSWNKRPLVKYAQKAFKQ
- a CDS encoding sodium-dependent transporter, which produces MAKREKWGSKLGFILATAGSAVGLGSMFKVPYVTGMNGGGLFVMLYLIFTFSIAIPIFIAELIIGRNTSRGPIAAFAALAKKKPSWKYVGWLAVATTFLVFSYYNVIAGWTLHYTVLSLVQFTKGLTPDQISGTFDSMYASPFLNIFWSAAFASLTGVIVYAGIKKGIEHWSKILMPALFILLIGLFLYSTTLPGFSQAFDFIFSFNMSSMKPSSVVKALGLSFFTISVGFGILVTYGSYMRRGDCITKTAFLVGGITTGVAMLSAMMIFPIIFTFGIEPEAGMGMIFKALPLLFSKLPGTIIISTLFFVLFVFATVTSTISLMEVLVANLMELTNMPRHKATIFCCSAIFIFGIPSALSGSPTMLFDWEGFFGMNFFNTIEMLTDQWLIPISGMLIALFAGWIVDKKMLKEEFQDGSPKIGKLFHVWLVLVRWAVPIAIAIVMLQNLGIIDVDAIFMIDKG
- the htpG gene encoding molecular chaperone HtpG, coding for MTTKKLQIHSENILPIIKRWLYSDKDIFVRELVSNACDAIHKVKVIADKGEASSQEHRIDITVDKEKRTLIFSDTGIGMDAEEVDTYIAQLAFSGAEEFIKKYQSNEEKDQIIGHFGLGFYSAFMVSEKVEIDTLSYKKDAEAVLWECDGGVEYTTGKGKRKEQGTTITLHVDKDNEEYLEEPRIKGMLEKYCAFLPYPIYLNDTHINAKEPLWIKNAADCTDDEYREFYRQLYPFEQEPLFWVHLNVDYPFNLRGILYFPKVKRDYDFRKNNIKLFCNRVFVNDDCKDLIPEYLTVLRGAIDSPDIPLNVSRSCLQMDRTVRQLSGHIAKKVSDKLATLYKTDKEKFIASWSDVEIIVKLGAMEDDKFYKKIKEFLIWKNTDGEWGTVEEYIEKNKDKNDNKVFYTSDAKHNAHVLDIYREKGIEVLNLSSMIDTHLINFLEGHIAPAKFQRIDAGIVDAIIDTSKEKTVLDADGKTESVRLQEYVSSKLDIENVEVTAKSLATESIPAMITIDEDQRRFRDYMRVANPGDIPAMPVKQSFVVNTNNALMKAIQELESGDEALTKNLIAHLYESTLLAQHELDSAQLTEYVVRSNAIIEKLAKKSTGAK